The following proteins come from a genomic window of Streptomyces sp. Sge12:
- a CDS encoding ATP-binding protein: protein MAQLFHLRPQEAGDVTEELDEAREMILAVETDESRHIEHEATVVLHRRLHDLVHDDSSANEELQEILIGLLASPSTAYDAPDPRSLALLRLVDDATPPPGVSRRAMGNIISRRSPRDEGLQSVATVPVPVPLGTARMLPQDLPSFTGRDRELRYLLDSGTRTGESPVVLLHGMPGVGKTALAVHAAHALADRFPDGQLFINLRGHAPADDPAAPLQLLGSLLVSAGIPLSVQPQSVHGRAGLWRSWLATRNVLLILDDAADLPQVQPLLPGYPGCLTLITSRVRLEVPETTHSLPLDVLSPEEAAALFNRMLRQRGVTTGSRHAAQVARLCGYLPLALAMVSGLLAAHPTWTVTDLVEDLDHFARRLISPGTGMRSVGQALGTSLRSLEPSQQTFLRRLSLHPGPDLEKRACSVLTGVTIDRADEYLENLYQRSLLSEVSPGRFRMHDLLVSYLDAEPEEENTDRETAQERDQRLQRLVDYYQRTATAAYLMEAHLQPAEELRNSLPDSAPPLNDADQAADWLAAELDNLAACTQFDADHPDAVARISTVVTAHLLRLGRSAVNTAEHVIDAGRQRAVERRDLRAEALFTHLSGIIAVARDDLPRALASLGRARTLSAQGGWRLGEARALFTLFIVRRLSGTTDEARDALNQARALFAEAEDQRGLARVVEQISRLESSEARDLAQLTEQAGQLPAQLSLEDIMEQLEQLALALYLETLAATDQEPADGRPEHLAAGDRVHSELPAGDETPAADAGGQGGSGGLPPEPPVPGEVPDEDPEERPAGDVTSDPDPSVTVEDLDAIDEQVINFWFTDAAPDDRPLLVDTPYTGCFQVGPDHCENLAAGDRAIPVDIIPPAGLPTQWYVMSRTCKLALAGESRDEEPPTAGEQPEWAVEFDLLVLPHAPSEERLVSVTPTSPGTCRIDVLVMVDGDLYRELTIEFPAESATPSPATPAQGTPATEGPHSQELAPLPGARNEAAPPAPASAKAEAGSARAALPARRPPNQRSSSTRVTVRSTHNVLARHTALQVPHDWQQPASTLTLNLMPPQAMWKLEVEGKPGQESHGFVPWQPETDAAQWVREAQEALESYRQHHAGRYNTITPDDISTRLQRFTANADWAAPHTLATADDQQKWNGVANSPQLRELAMAGSQLFTALFPSEHRFHDLIKNLAPGDRLRIHWKDGGPDHIPWPLLYRGSLPSAGHPIQAKDFFGLHLRTSHIARSAETVRVLSADAARAHLMYWGGTNGDETMRVSLEHIDELNQWKPLVLPQGHKQRKEEISAYLCNPDPISLLYVFSQAYSKNGQVRGLRFGSTVEPDDVVLLSEMGEQPLKDQPLVFMNACETSSANHLYSNMLKNHFVRRGSRAYIGSECKVPAGFAARFAHVFFHFLYYRSHRNQPTAAGEALAQTRKFFWDQYRSIGGLFYSYVNDDQLFVARPGEVEAMHNPRRTAPLTAARQR from the coding sequence ATGGCACAGCTCTTCCACCTGCGGCCGCAAGAGGCTGGTGATGTCACGGAGGAGCTCGATGAAGCCCGCGAGATGATTCTCGCCGTCGAGACCGACGAGAGCAGGCACATCGAGCACGAGGCGACTGTCGTTCTGCACAGACGCCTGCACGACCTGGTCCACGACGACTCCTCGGCCAACGAAGAACTCCAGGAGATTCTCATTGGCTTGTTGGCGTCGCCGTCGACGGCCTACGACGCCCCTGACCCCCGCTCCTTGGCGCTGCTTCGGCTGGTCGACGACGCCACTCCTCCACCAGGCGTATCTCGACGTGCGATGGGAAACATCATTTCCCGGCGGTCGCCCCGGGACGAAGGCCTTCAGAGCGTAGCCACGGTGCCAGTGCCCGTGCCGCTGGGAACGGCCCGTATGCTCCCGCAGGACCTTCCGTCCTTCACGGGCCGGGACCGCGAACTGCGCTACTTGCTCGATTCAGGAACAAGGACTGGCGAATCGCCGGTGGTCCTCTTGCACGGAATGCCCGGCGTGGGGAAGACCGCGTTAGCCGTCCATGCAGCACACGCTCTGGCGGACCGCTTCCCGGATGGCCAATTGTTCATCAACCTTCGAGGCCATGCACCCGCGGACGATCCCGCCGCACCCCTGCAGTTGCTCGGTTCTCTGCTCGTGTCAGCGGGCATCCCGTTGTCGGTGCAGCCGCAGAGCGTTCATGGACGTGCAGGACTCTGGCGCAGCTGGCTGGCCACCCGAAACGTCCTGCTCATCCTCGACGACGCGGCAGATCTGCCGCAGGTGCAGCCGCTCCTTCCCGGATACCCCGGCTGCCTCACGCTGATCACCAGCCGGGTGCGGCTGGAGGTGCCGGAGACCACTCACTCGCTGCCCCTCGACGTGCTGAGCCCCGAGGAAGCTGCCGCGCTGTTCAACCGGATGCTGCGACAGCGAGGCGTAACGACCGGATCCCGGCACGCAGCCCAGGTGGCTCGGCTGTGCGGTTACCTGCCGCTGGCCCTGGCCATGGTTTCCGGACTTCTGGCGGCACACCCCACGTGGACTGTGACCGACCTGGTCGAGGACCTTGACCACTTCGCGCGGCGGCTCATCAGCCCGGGTACGGGCATGAGGTCCGTCGGCCAAGCCCTCGGCACCTCCTTACGCAGCCTGGAACCCTCTCAGCAGACCTTTCTCCGCAGACTCTCGCTCCACCCCGGGCCGGATCTGGAAAAGCGAGCCTGCTCCGTCCTGACGGGCGTCACCATTGACCGCGCCGACGAATACCTGGAGAACTTGTACCAACGCAGCCTGCTCAGCGAGGTGTCGCCAGGGCGTTTCCGCATGCACGACCTGCTGGTTTCCTACCTGGATGCCGAGCCTGAGGAAGAAAATACCGACCGTGAGACGGCACAGGAACGCGATCAGCGCCTGCAGCGGCTGGTCGACTACTACCAGCGCACCGCGACGGCCGCCTATCTCATGGAAGCCCACCTGCAGCCGGCCGAGGAGCTCCGCAACTCCCTGCCTGATTCCGCCCCTCCGCTGAATGATGCCGACCAGGCTGCGGACTGGCTCGCCGCTGAGCTGGACAACCTTGCGGCCTGCACGCAGTTCGACGCAGATCACCCGGATGCCGTAGCGCGGATTTCCACGGTAGTCACTGCCCATCTCCTAAGACTGGGCCGTTCCGCCGTGAATACCGCCGAGCACGTCATCGATGCGGGCAGACAAAGGGCTGTCGAGCGTCGTGACCTCCGCGCCGAGGCGCTCTTCACGCACCTGTCAGGGATCATTGCGGTGGCACGAGACGATCTGCCCCGGGCGCTCGCCAGCCTGGGCCGGGCCCGTACGCTCAGTGCCCAGGGCGGGTGGCGGTTGGGCGAGGCCCGAGCCCTGTTCACTCTCTTCATCGTGCGGCGCCTCAGCGGTACCACGGACGAGGCTCGCGACGCCTTGAACCAAGCGCGGGCACTCTTCGCCGAAGCGGAGGATCAGCGAGGCCTGGCCAGGGTGGTTGAGCAAATCAGCCGACTGGAATCGAGCGAGGCACGGGACCTGGCGCAGCTGACCGAGCAAGCAGGCCAACTGCCGGCGCAGCTGTCGCTCGAGGACATCATGGAACAGCTCGAGCAGCTGGCGCTCGCGCTGTACTTGGAGACTCTTGCCGCCACTGATCAGGAGCCTGCCGACGGCCGCCCGGAGCACCTTGCTGCCGGCGATCGGGTTCACAGCGAGCTGCCTGCCGGCGACGAGACCCCTGCAGCGGACGCAGGCGGTCAGGGCGGCAGCGGGGGACTGCCGCCCGAACCTCCGGTCCCCGGCGAAGTCCCCGACGAAGACCCGGAGGAACGTCCCGCTGGAGACGTCACGTCAGATCCCGATCCCTCGGTCACCGTCGAGGATCTCGACGCGATCGACGAACAGGTCATCAACTTCTGGTTCACCGACGCGGCCCCTGATGACCGGCCACTGCTGGTGGACACGCCCTACACCGGGTGCTTCCAGGTCGGTCCCGACCATTGCGAAAACCTGGCGGCCGGTGACCGCGCCATTCCCGTGGACATCATTCCGCCGGCCGGTCTGCCCACACAGTGGTACGTCATGTCCAGGACGTGCAAGCTCGCCCTCGCAGGAGAATCCCGTGACGAGGAGCCTCCCACAGCAGGGGAACAGCCGGAATGGGCGGTCGAATTCGACCTGCTGGTCCTTCCCCACGCGCCTTCCGAGGAACGTCTGGTCTCCGTCACGCCCACGAGCCCGGGAACCTGCCGCATCGACGTCCTCGTGATGGTCGACGGCGACCTCTACCGGGAGCTCACGATCGAGTTTCCTGCCGAATCAGCGACTCCATCGCCGGCAACCCCCGCACAGGGGACGCCTGCAACGGAAGGACCACACAGCCAGGAGTTAGCACCACTGCCCGGGGCGCGTAACGAGGCCGCCCCGCCGGCCCCTGCGTCCGCCAAGGCGGAAGCAGGTTCCGCGCGCGCTGCGTTACCGGCGCGCAGGCCTCCCAACCAGCGCTCCTCCAGCACGAGGGTGACCGTGCGCAGCACCCACAACGTGCTGGCAAGACACACGGCGCTGCAAGTTCCGCACGACTGGCAGCAGCCGGCCAGCACGCTCACTCTCAACCTGATGCCTCCGCAAGCCATGTGGAAGCTGGAAGTCGAAGGCAAGCCCGGCCAGGAAAGCCATGGCTTCGTACCCTGGCAGCCGGAAACCGACGCGGCTCAATGGGTGCGCGAGGCGCAAGAGGCCCTGGAGTCCTACCGGCAGCACCACGCCGGCCGGTACAACACCATTACACCCGACGACATCTCCACCAGGCTGCAGCGATTCACAGCAAACGCCGACTGGGCAGCTCCCCACACACTGGCCACCGCCGACGACCAGCAGAAGTGGAACGGCGTCGCCAACAGCCCACAGCTACGAGAGCTGGCCATGGCCGGCAGCCAGCTGTTCACAGCACTCTTCCCCAGCGAGCACCGCTTCCACGACCTGATCAAAAACCTGGCACCGGGCGACAGGCTCCGCATCCACTGGAAGGACGGCGGCCCCGACCACATCCCCTGGCCACTGCTGTACCGCGGATCGCTCCCCAGCGCGGGCCACCCGATCCAGGCAAAGGACTTCTTCGGCCTGCATCTGCGCACTTCTCACATCGCCCGCTCTGCAGAGACCGTCCGGGTGCTGTCGGCCGACGCGGCACGCGCCCACCTCATGTACTGGGGCGGCACGAACGGCGACGAGACCATGCGGGTGTCGCTCGAGCACATCGACGAACTCAACCAGTGGAAGCCCCTGGTCCTGCCCCAAGGGCACAAGCAGCGCAAGGAAGAGATCTCGGCATACCTGTGCAACCCGGATCCGATCTCGCTGCTCTACGTCTTCAGCCAGGCCTACAGCAAGAACGGACAGGTCCGCGGCCTCCGCTTCGGCAGTACGGTCGAGCCCGACGACGTCGTCCTCCTCTCAGAGATGGGAGAACAGCCGCTGAAGGACCAGCCACTGGTATTCATGAACGCCTGCGAGACCTCGTCCGCGAACCACCTGTACAGCAACATGCTGAAGAACCACTTCGTCAGACGCGGCAGCCGCGCCTACATCGGCAGCGAATGCAAGGTACCCGCAGGCTTCGCAGCACGCTTCGCCCACGTCTTCTTCCACTTCCTCTACTACCGCTCCCACCGCAACCAGCCCACAGCTGCCGGCGAGGCCCTCGCCCAGACACGCAAGTTCTTCTGGGACCAGTACCGCAGCATCGGCGGCCTCTTCTACAGCTACGTCAACGACGACCAGCTCTTCGTCGCCCGCCCCGGCGAAGTCGAGGCCATGCACAACCCCCGTCGGACAGCGCCCCTGACAGCAGCGAGGCAAAGGTGA